One window from the genome of Lacerta agilis isolate rLacAgi1 chromosome 16, rLacAgi1.pri, whole genome shotgun sequence encodes:
- the TMEM39A gene encoding transmembrane protein 39A isoform X2: MPGGRRGPSRQQLSRSALPSLQTLVGGNCGNGTSLRNRNGSAISLSAPPITALITPEPVRHCRIPELPVDGNLLFEFFFFIYLLVALFIQYINIYKTVWWYPYNHPASCTSLNFHLIDYHLAAFITVMLARRLVWALISEASQVGTTSVIHYTALILARLVLLTLCGWVLCWTLVNLFRSHSVLNLLFLGYPFGVYVPLCCFHQDSRTQPLPTDCGYLVQDQLVDSGATGVGSLVKPKDFLSLLRESLKEQFNNPVPIPTHSCPLSPDLIRNEVECLKADFNRRIKEVLFNSLFSAYYVAFLPLCFVKSTQYYDMRWSCEHLIMVWINAFVMLTTQLLPPKYCDLLHRSAAHLGKWQKLEHGSYSNAPQHIWSESTIWPQGVLVRHSRCLYKAVGPYNVAVPSDVSHARFYFLFHRPLRLLNLLILIEGSVVCYQLYSLLRSEKWNHTLSMALILFCNYYVLFKLLRDRIVLGRAYSYPLNSYGLKAH; encoded by the exons ATGCCCGGTGGAAGGAGGGGACCCAGTCGGCAGCAGCTAAGCCGTTCAGCTTTGCCTTCTCTCCAGACCTTGGTTGGTGGGAACTGTGGCAACGGCACTAGTCTAAGAAACAG gAATGGTAGTGCTATCAGCCTCTCTGCTCCTCCAATTACAGCCTTGATCACCCCTGAGCCTGTGCGACACTGCCGAATCCCTGAGCTGCCTGTAGACGGGAACCTTCTGTTTGAGTTCTTCTTTTTCATCTACCTGCTGGTGGCCCTCTTTATTCAGTATATTAATATCTATAAGACCGTGTGGTGGTACCCATACAACCACCCTGCCTCCTGTACGTCGCTG AACTTTCACCTCATTGATTACCACCTGGCAGCATTTATCACAGTGATGCTGGCGCGGAGGCTGGTATGGGCCCTCATCTCTGAG GCCTCTCAGGTGGGAACTACATCAGTGATTCACTACACGGCACTGATTTTGGCACGCCTGGTGCTGCTCACCTTGTGTGGATGGGTCCTCTGCTGGACTCTAGTTAACCTCTTCCGTAGCCATTCTGTTCTGAATCTCCTCTTTCTTGGCTACCC GTTTGGTGTTTATGTCCCGCTGTGCTGCTTCCACCAAGACAGCAGAACACAGCCTCTTCCCACAGACTGTGGCTATTTGGTGCAGGATCAGCTGGTAGATTCTGGTGCCACGGGGGTTGGCAGCCTCGTCAAGCCCAAAGACTTCCTCTCTCTCCTGAGAGAGTCCCTGAAAGAACAGTTCAACAACCCCGTGCCCATCCCCACACACAGCTGCCCCTTGTCTCCAGACCTCATTCGCAACGAGGTGGAATGCCTGAAAGCAGACTTCAACCGCAGAATCAAGGAGGTTCTATTCAACTCCCTCTTCAGTGCCTATTATGTGGCATTCCTGCCACTGTGCTTTGTGAAG AGCACACAGTACTATGACATGCGCTGGTCCTGTGAACACCTCATCATGGTGTGGATCAACGCCTTTGTCATGCTCACcacccagctgcttcctcccaagTATTGTGACTTGCTACACAGATCGGCTGCCCACCTGGGCaagtggcagaagctggaacatggTTCATACAGCAATGCCCCCCAGCACAT CTGGTCTGAGAGCACAATATGGCCACAGGGGGTGCTAGTGCGACATAGTCGATGCCTATACAAAGCGGTCGGGCCTTATAACGTAGCAGTGCCTTCAGATGTGTCCCATGCCCGCTTTTAT TTCCTCTTTCACCGTCCATTACGGCTTCTCAACCTGCTGATTCTCATTGAAGGCAGCGTGGTCTGCTATCAGCTCTACTCCCTGTTGCGGTCAGAGAAGTGGAACCATACCCTTTCCATGGCCCTGATCCTCTTCTGCAATTACTATGTCTTATTTAAACTCCTGCGGGACCGTATAGTGTTGGGAAGGGCATATTCGTATCCTCTGAACAGCTACGGATTAAAAGCCCATTAA
- the TMEM39A gene encoding transmembrane protein 39A isoform X1: MPGGRRGPSRQQLSRSALPSLQTLVGGNCGNGTSLRNRNGSAISLSAPPITALITPEPVRHCRIPELPVDGNLLFEFFFFIYLLVALFIQYINIYKTVWWYPYNHPASCTSLNFHLIDYHLAAFITVMLARRLVWALISEASQVGTTSVIHYTALILARLVLLTLCGWVLCWTLVNLFRSHSVLNLLFLGYPFGVYVPLCCFHQDSRTQPLPTDCGYLVQDQLVDSGATGVGSLVKPKDFLSLLRESLKEQFNNPVPIPTHSCPLSPDLIRNEVECLKADFNRRIKEVLFNSLFSAYYVAFLPLCFVKSTQYYDMRWSCEHLIMVWINAFVMLTTQLLPPKYCDLLHRSAAHLGKWQKLEHGSYSNAPQHIWSESTIWPQGVLVRHSRCLYKAVGPYNVAVPSDVSHARFYVSTFLFHRPLRLLNLLILIEGSVVCYQLYSLLRSEKWNHTLSMALILFCNYYVLFKLLRDRIVLGRAYSYPLNSYGLKAH; this comes from the exons ATGCCCGGTGGAAGGAGGGGACCCAGTCGGCAGCAGCTAAGCCGTTCAGCTTTGCCTTCTCTCCAGACCTTGGTTGGTGGGAACTGTGGCAACGGCACTAGTCTAAGAAACAG gAATGGTAGTGCTATCAGCCTCTCTGCTCCTCCAATTACAGCCTTGATCACCCCTGAGCCTGTGCGACACTGCCGAATCCCTGAGCTGCCTGTAGACGGGAACCTTCTGTTTGAGTTCTTCTTTTTCATCTACCTGCTGGTGGCCCTCTTTATTCAGTATATTAATATCTATAAGACCGTGTGGTGGTACCCATACAACCACCCTGCCTCCTGTACGTCGCTG AACTTTCACCTCATTGATTACCACCTGGCAGCATTTATCACAGTGATGCTGGCGCGGAGGCTGGTATGGGCCCTCATCTCTGAG GCCTCTCAGGTGGGAACTACATCAGTGATTCACTACACGGCACTGATTTTGGCACGCCTGGTGCTGCTCACCTTGTGTGGATGGGTCCTCTGCTGGACTCTAGTTAACCTCTTCCGTAGCCATTCTGTTCTGAATCTCCTCTTTCTTGGCTACCC GTTTGGTGTTTATGTCCCGCTGTGCTGCTTCCACCAAGACAGCAGAACACAGCCTCTTCCCACAGACTGTGGCTATTTGGTGCAGGATCAGCTGGTAGATTCTGGTGCCACGGGGGTTGGCAGCCTCGTCAAGCCCAAAGACTTCCTCTCTCTCCTGAGAGAGTCCCTGAAAGAACAGTTCAACAACCCCGTGCCCATCCCCACACACAGCTGCCCCTTGTCTCCAGACCTCATTCGCAACGAGGTGGAATGCCTGAAAGCAGACTTCAACCGCAGAATCAAGGAGGTTCTATTCAACTCCCTCTTCAGTGCCTATTATGTGGCATTCCTGCCACTGTGCTTTGTGAAG AGCACACAGTACTATGACATGCGCTGGTCCTGTGAACACCTCATCATGGTGTGGATCAACGCCTTTGTCATGCTCACcacccagctgcttcctcccaagTATTGTGACTTGCTACACAGATCGGCTGCCCACCTGGGCaagtggcagaagctggaacatggTTCATACAGCAATGCCCCCCAGCACAT CTGGTCTGAGAGCACAATATGGCCACAGGGGGTGCTAGTGCGACATAGTCGATGCCTATACAAAGCGGTCGGGCCTTATAACGTAGCAGTGCCTTCAGATGTGTCCCATGCCCGCTTTTATGTAAGTACC TTCCTCTTTCACCGTCCATTACGGCTTCTCAACCTGCTGATTCTCATTGAAGGCAGCGTGGTCTGCTATCAGCTCTACTCCCTGTTGCGGTCAGAGAAGTGGAACCATACCCTTTCCATGGCCCTGATCCTCTTCTGCAATTACTATGTCTTATTTAAACTCCTGCGGGACCGTATAGTGTTGGGAAGGGCATATTCGTATCCTCTGAACAGCTACGGATTAAAAGCCCATTAA